From one Flavobacterium kingsejongi genomic stretch:
- a CDS encoding peptidylprolyl isomerase — MRLKMINMKSIINRGAILMMGIFAFCSATAQEVIKEDVAEANVVKKIEPRKKIDGVIAVVGDYVILDSDIDKTYLEITSRGSSVEGITRCELLGKLLEDKLYAHHAIQDSIIVKDAEVNETMDQQLSYMVSQIGSMEKVVQYFKKSNEEDLKSQLFEIIKMDKLASKEQKNIVEAVEITPEEVRAFFKKIPQAELPVFGAEMEVSQIVIEPEVTQADKQKVIDKLNEFRKDILENNGSFFSKAVLYSEDTGSKSNGGFYRMNKKTPFVKEFKDVAFSLAEGEISQPFATVHGYHIIYVEKIRGADIDLRHILLVPKVNNDALKAAKEKAEKIREKIVSGAITFADAARSESDEKETKTNGGVLLNPKTQDTRFELTKMDPKLYSQVSDLKDKEVSYPILEEDELGRKKYKLITVTNRYNEHTADYSQDYIKIKELALKEKQIKAIAKWSEEKIKETYIKINGQYKDCDFANNWLKK, encoded by the coding sequence ATGCGATTAAAAATGATAAATATGAAATCTATAATAAATAGAGGAGCGATTCTGATGATGGGGATTTTTGCTTTCTGTAGCGCAACTGCGCAGGAAGTAATTAAGGAAGATGTGGCTGAAGCTAATGTGGTAAAGAAAATAGAACCCAGAAAAAAAATTGATGGTGTAATTGCTGTCGTGGGGGATTATGTAATATTAGATTCTGATATTGATAAGACGTATCTGGAAATTACTTCCCGTGGAAGTTCGGTAGAAGGTATTACCCGTTGTGAGTTGCTGGGGAAACTATTGGAAGATAAATTATATGCACACCATGCGATTCAGGATAGTATCATTGTAAAAGATGCTGAAGTGAATGAGACCATGGACCAGCAATTAAGCTACATGGTGAGCCAAATTGGTTCTATGGAAAAAGTAGTGCAGTATTTCAAGAAAAGTAATGAAGAAGACCTGAAGAGCCAACTTTTTGAAATTATCAAAATGGATAAACTGGCCTCTAAAGAGCAAAAAAATATTGTGGAAGCGGTAGAGATTACTCCGGAAGAAGTACGTGCTTTTTTCAAGAAGATACCACAGGCTGAATTACCGGTATTCGGAGCTGAAATGGAAGTTTCGCAAATTGTTATCGAACCGGAAGTGACCCAGGCCGATAAACAAAAAGTAATTGACAAGCTAAATGAGTTCCGAAAAGATATTTTGGAAAACAATGGTAGCTTTTTCAGTAAGGCCGTTTTATACTCGGAAGATACCGGGTCAAAATCAAATGGTGGATTTTACAGAATGAATAAAAAGACACCTTTTGTGAAGGAATTTAAAGATGTAGCTTTTAGTCTTGCTGAAGGCGAGATTTCACAACCTTTTGCTACAGTACACGGCTATCATATCATCTATGTAGAAAAAATCCGTGGCGCAGATATTGATTTAAGACACATATTATTAGTGCCAAAAGTGAATAATGATGCACTAAAAGCAGCAAAAGAAAAAGCGGAGAAAATTCGGGAGAAAATTGTGAGTGGCGCGATTACATTTGCTGATGCAGCCCGAAGTGAGTCAGATGAGAAAGAAACGAAAACCAATGGTGGTGTACTTTTGAATCCTAAAACTCAGGATACCCGTTTCGAACTGACCAAAATGGATCCTAAGTTATACAGCCAGGTTTCTGACCTGAAAGACAAAGAAGTATCCTACCCAATATTGGAAGAAGATGAATTGGGTAGAAAAAAATACAAACTGATTACAGTAACCAATCGTTACAACGAGCATACAGCTGATTATTCACAGGATTATATCAAAATCAAGGAATTGGCATTGAAGGAAAAACAGATCAAGGCGATTGCAAAATGGTCCGAAGAAAAGATCAAAGAAACCTATATCAAAATCAACGGGCAATATAAAGACTGTGATTTTGCAAACAACTGGCTTAAAAAATAA